The DNA sequence GCGCGGATCGTGCCTTTCCAGTCCACCCCGTCGTGGTCGAGAAAACGCCGGTCTTCGATTGAGATGATGGAGCGGATCATCTCCGGCGAGATGTCGTTGTAGCCGACCTGTGTTCGTCGCTGGTCGTAGAGGAACGCGATCGGCTTGCCGGTGACGTCCGTCATCGTGGTGACCTCGGGGACCGTGCCTTCGAGCAGTTCCGACGACACGTTCTGGACCGTGTCCGCGGCCCGGCTCGACACCAGCCCGATTCCACCGGCCACCGGAAACAGCAGTCCGGCGACCAGAACACCGGCTAGGACGCAGCATCCCGCGAGCAGTGACAGGGACTTCGACTTTGGCACGCCAGCAAGGATACGTGGCGTCTGCCTTCTCAGGTGGCACCGAGCGGCGCAAAGGCCAGATCGTCGCACTCGGTTTGCACGCGAGTGCCACTTTTTTCATTCCAGGTCTTGACGGTGCGTAAGTGTGGTCCATACATTGGTCGTAATTGAATGTGACACACGTAACATTCAGTCTTAAATGTGGCGGCAGACGTCAATATTGTGCTTCAGACAGGGGATCGTAATGGCAAAAGCGGCAGCTGCGACGGTAGAGAACGAAGCAAGATTGGCCTGGGTGGCCAGGGCACGGTGCCGCGAGGTCGATCCTGACCAGCTGTTCGTCCGTGGAGCCGCCCAGCGCAAGGCTGCAACCATCTGCCGTCATTGCCCAGTCCAGCTCGAGTGTGGTGCAGATGCACTCGACAATCGCGTTGAGTTCGGGGTTTGGGGAGGCATGACCGAACGTCAGCGCCGAGCTTTGTTGCGCCAGCATCCCGAGGTCACCTCGTGGAGCACGTTCTTCGAGACGCAGCGTCGCAGGCAGGTCACCAGCGTGGGCTGAGTCTTCGCGAACATCCTGACGCCGTCGCCCTGCCGGGCGGCGGCGTCAGCCTTTGCTGGTGATCTCCTCGGCCACCGCGCGAAGTGCGGTCATGTCGGCGACCTCGAACGGTAGTGACGGCACCCCCACGATGGGGACCGCCGGATGCGACGTGGTGAAGCTGTGCAGCAGATGCAGTTCGCGTTTGCCGGTGGTCGCCCGTTCGGAGTGAATCGTGAGGACGGCCTTGGTCAGCGGGTCGTCGACATTGTTGGCCGCAGCCTCCGCGGTGCTCCCGCTGATCGCGGTGAGGTTGGGGTGGGTGCGGTTGAGGATCAGGCCGGCGAGCGGCATCTTCTCCTCGGAGAGTCGGTCGACGAAGAACGCGGCCTCACGCAGGGCGTCCGGTTCGGCCGCCGCAACCACGGCGAATTGGGTGCCGGGCTGTTTGAGCAGGTTGTAGGTCCGGTTCGCCCGGTCCCGGAAGCTTCCGAACATCGAGTCGAGCGACTGCACGAACACCGAGACGTCGCGCAACGTCTCGCCGCCGATGATGGTCGAGATGCCCTTCATGGCCAGTCCGACAACACCGGTGACGACCCGGCCCACGCCGCGACCGCCGCCCACGAGCATCTTCATCAGCCGGCCTTCGAGGAACGACCCGAGACGCTGGGGCGCGTCGAGAAAGTCGAGGGCATTGCGCGAGGGTGGGGTGTCCACCACCACGAGATCCCAATCATCCTGTGCCAGAAGCTGTCCCAGCTTCTCCATCGCCATGTACTCCTGCGTGCCGGAGAACGAGCTGGCAACCGTCTGATAGAAGTTGTTGTTCATGATCGCCTCGGCGCGTTCAGGCGTCGAGTACTGCGTCACCATCTCGTCGAAGGTGCGACGCATGTCGAGCATCATCGCGTCGAGGGTGCCCTCGCCGTCGATCTTGACCGGCTGCGGGCTGTTGGTCAGTTCGTCCATACCCAGCGACTGCGCGAGCCGTTTGGCGGGGTCGATCGTGAGGACAACCACCTTGCGTCCCCGTTCGGCGGCGTACACCGCCATTGCCGCAGCGGTGGTCGTCTTGCCGACTCCACCTGCGCCGCAACAGATCACGACCTTGGTTCCGAGGTCGGTCAGAATTGCGCCCATTTTCAGGTCGATCGGCATCAGGCACCAGCCTTCTGGAGGATTTCGGAGAGTTCGTACAGGCCGCCGAGGTCGACGCCGTCGTCGAACGCGGGCAGCTGCAGCTTGTCGAGTTCCATGGCATCGAGTTCGGCGCCGGCCTCGAGCTGCGCTTGCACCCGACTGGCGTGCTCGATGGTCTCGGTGAGCAGGCCCTCGAAGTCGGCCTCGGTGAACTTCAGGCCGGACTTGTCGAGCTGGGCGCGCAGTTCGGCGGCATCGATGACGCCGTCGGCGATGTCGCCGATCGACTCGGGTGGCAGATGATGCGGCGACACCCGATTGACGATCACCGACCCGATGGTGAGGTTCTTGCCCTCCAGCTCGCGGACCGCCTCGATGGTCTCCTGGATGGGCATCGCCTCGAGCAACGTCACCAGATGCACCACGGTCTGGTCCGAGTGCAGCAGCTTGACGACGCCGTCGCTCTGGTTGCGCAAGGGGCCGGTCTTGGTCAGATCGGCCATGGCCTTGGTGACGTCGAGGAAGTTGCCGATCCGGCCCGTCGGAGGTGCGTCGACCACCACCGCGTCGTAGATCCGGTTGCCGCGCTTGTCGGTTCGGACCACGGTCTCCTTGATCTTCCCCGTCACCAAGACGTCGCGAAGCCCCGGCGCGACGGTGGTGACGAAGTCGATGGCACCGATGCGGCGCATGGCGCGGCCGGCGAATCCGAGGTTGTAGAACATGTCGAGGTACTCGAGCAGTGCGTGTTCGATGTCGATCGCCAGTGCCCACACCTGTCCGCCGCCTTCTGCGGTGGCGACCTTGGTCTCGGTGGGGGCCAGGGGCGGAACATCGAAGATCTGCGCGATGCCCTGACGTCCCTCGCACTCGACGAGGAGGACCTTCTTGCCTTCGGCGGCCAGTGTCAGCGCGAGAGCGGCCGCGACAGTGGTTTTTCCGGTCCCGCCCTTACCGGAGACGAAGTGCAGGCGCGCCTTCGCAGCGGCCTCTGACCAGCGATAGCCCGTGGGCTGTTCTGTTGTCACGGGTTCACCATATCCACGTTGGTCATGGCCGAAGACCATACCGTGCAGTACGCGTATTTCACCCCTGTCATCAGGGGATGTCCGGGTCGGTGAACGTACGCGGCCCGAACACTTACCAGAGAGATAGGGTGTTCACATGAGCGAGCCAACTGCCTGGGAGTACGTCACCGTCCCCCTTCTGACCCACGCCACCAAACAAATCCTCGACCAGTGGGGTGCTGACGGCTGGGAGCTGGTCAGCGTCCTGCCGGGACCCACGGGCGAACAGCACGTCGCCTACCTGAAGCGCGCCAAGGGCTGATCCGTCATGACGTGGTCGCAGCGATTGACCGAACTGAACATCGTGCTGCCCAAGGTGGTGGCGCCACTGGCCGCGTACGTGCCGGCAGTCCAGACCGGCAACCTCGTCTACACCGCGGGCCAGTTGCCGTTGCTCGGTGGCGAATTGACCGTGCAGGGCAAGGTGTCCGAGGGCGCCGAAGGTGTTGTCCGGCCGGATGAGGCAACCGAGGCCGCACGTGTCTGCGCTCTGAACGCGCTTGCGGCAGTGGACAGTCTGGTCGGAATCGACTCGGTGAAGCGGATCGTCAAGGTTGTCGGCTTCGTGGCCTCGGCCCCGGGCTTCACCGGTCAACCCCAGGTCATCAACGGTGCATCCAACGTGCTGGGTGAAATCTTCGGAGAGGCCGGCGCCCACGCCAGGTCTGCGGTCGGAGTGGCCGAGCTGCCACTCGGGGCACCGGTGGAGATCGAGTTGATCGTCGAGGTCTGACCCTCGTCCTCAGCCTGCGCGACGCTCGACCAGTGCACGGACCCAACTGAACCACTCCGGTAGTCCCTCTCCGGTGCGTGCACTGACCGGGATGACCTGTGCGCGAGGGTTGGTCTGCGCGATGGTGTCGAGGAACGCCTGCAACTCGACGTCGAGGTGGGGCAGGAGGTCGATCTTGTTCAGCAGGATCACGTGCACCCGGCTGAACATCAGAGGATATTTGAGAGGTTTGTCCTCACCCTCGGTCACCGAATAGACCATTGCGCGGGCGTGCTCGCCGACATCGAACTCGGCGGGACACACCAGATTCCCGACGTTCTCGATGATCACCAGATCAAGCGTCTGCAGGTCGAGATCTTGCAACGCGCGGTTCACCATCGGGGCATCGAGATGGCATTCGCCGCCGAACCCGTTGGCAGTGTTGATCAGTGAGACCTGCGCGCCCTTGTCGGCGAGCCGTGCGGCATCGAGGTCGGTGGCGATGTCGCCTTCGACGACACCGACGCGCACGTCCGCCCGCATCGCGTCGAGGGTGGCCGACAAGATGGCGGTCTTGCCCGAGCCCGGTGAGCTCATCAGATTGATCGCGGGTACCCCGGCGCCGTCGAATGCGGCCCGGTTGAGGTCGGCACGCATGTCGTTCTCGGTGAAGATCGCCTCGAGCACATCGATGCGTTCGGCGCCGGTGTCGTAGCCACTGTGGTCGCCGTGGTCGGAATGGCCTGGGTTGGTGTGTTCGTGGCTGTGCGTTGTCCCGTCGGCGTGGGTGTGTGTCTCGTCGTGGCGGTGGAATCTACCCATCGTCTGCGCCTCGCCTCTGTGTAGCCGGTTCGTGCACCGTCAGCCGGTTCGTGTACCCGCAGCGAGCCGACAGAGTCGACCCTGCCTTCGCCAAGTGCAGGATATAGCCTGATCGTCATGAGTGAACCGCAGCATCCTGCGTACGGTGTCGTTCGTCCGGTGACCGATTTCGCGTCGGTTGTGCTGTGCCGCAACCCGGGGATGATGACACTCGACGGCACGAACACGTGGATCTTGCGGGCGCCCGGTCACAACGACTGTGTGGTGGTGGACCCCGGTCCCAAGGGTAAGAAAAAGCACGTCAAAAACGTTGTCGCGCAGGGCAATGTGGTTCTCGGTCTGGTCACTCACCGCCACCCCGACCACACCGGCGCGATCAAGTTCTTCCGTGAACTCACCGGCGCACCCGTTCGGGCACGGGTCGACAAGTACACCCGCGACGGCAGCCCACTCCAAGACCGGGAGGTGATCGAGGCCGCCGGACTCAAGATCACTGTGCTGCACACACCCGGGCACACCGGCGACTCGGTGAGTTTTCTCGTCGAGCACAACGGACGCAAGGCGATGCTGACCGGAGACACCATCCTCGGCGGTGGGACAACCGTGCTCGATCCCAAAGATGGCACCTTGCGCGACTACATGAACTCGCTCAACCGCATCATCGTCGAGGGTGACGACTGCGTGTTGCTGCCCGGGCATGGGCCCGATCACGCCGAGGTGATCCCGCTGGCCCGCCACTACAAGGCACACCGCGAAGAGCGGATCGATCAGGTACGTGCCGCGCTGGCCGAACTCGGGGTGAGTGCCGCAGAAGCCAAGCCGAAGAAAGTGGTCAAGAAGGTGTACGCCGACATCGACAAAAAGCTGTGGCCTGCGGCGACGATGTCGGTCAAGACTCAGCTGGCCTACCTGGCCGAGCAGTAGCAGGCGAGGCACCAGCCGAGGCGACAAAAAACCGCCCCGACCGCATCAGCGATCGGGGCGGTTTTTGCAAGTTGTTCTACCGCGCGCGGCGAGCCAGCCGCTCGGAGTCTGCGATCAGGACGCTCTTGCCTTCGAGTCGCAGCCATCCGCGCTGGGCGAAGTCGGCAAGCGCCTTGTTGACGGTTTCGCGGGAGGCGCCCACGAGCTGGGCGATCTCTTCCTGCGTGAGGTCGTGGGTGACTCGCAGAGCACCGGCTTCTTGGGTACCGAAACGCTGTGCCAGCTGCAGCAGCTGCTTGGCGACCCGGCCGGGCACGTCGGTGAAGATGAGGTCGGCGAGATTGTTGTTGGTGCGACGCAATCGGCGGGCCAGGACGCGCAGCAACTGTTCGGCGATCTCGGGCCGATCCGCGATCCACGAACGCAGAGCCTCGCGGTCCATCGACACGGCGCGTACCTCGGTGACCGTGGTCGCCGACGATGTGCGTGGTCCGGGGTCGAAGATGGAGAGCTCGCCGAACATGTCGGACGGACCCATGATCGTCAGCAGGTTCTCGCGGCCGTCGATGGAACGGCGACCGACCTTCACCTTGCCGGACAAGATGATGTAGAGCCGGTCACCCGGCTCACCTTCGTTGAAAATCACGTGGCCCCGTGGAAAATCAACCGGCTGAAGCTGATTGGTCAATGCCGCGACGGCCGTCGGTTCCACTCCCTGGAAGATGCCCGCCCGCGCCAGTACTTCCTCCACTTACGCCCCTTTCTAGGGTCCAGCCAGACCACGATCAAAACTTGGGGCCGGTCACACGGTCGATGTGTTGTGTTCGTCACCCGTCATCCAGTCTACGGGTATCGGGTGCGAAACAGGTTAATTACCCCTCATCGAGCGATCACGCCTGTCGCTCGCGGGTTTCGGTGGTCAGCTGGCGCGGATCGAATGCTCGGTCTCGACAGTGGTGGGGACTCTCCGATCACGGAACTCGTCGAGCGCCGCGGGAAAGCCCGACCGGGCCAGCGTGTCCATCTGCTCGGGCTGAGCCGACTCGAGGAACTCTTCGACATCGTTCGGTCGCACGTTGAGTCGTTCGAGCTGGTTCTCCAGACGCTCCATCGCCAACGCGAAGAGCATGAGAACTGCGGGGAACAGAAGTACGGCGAGTCCGTGCATGGGGAGTAGTTAACACAACGCAGGTCTCAGAAGAGACACGATCTGTATCTGAATGCACGTCGTTGACGCGACGCGGACCACGCGTCGCCACGCGAGGTCCGTCGGTCGACCACCGGATAGAGCCGTTCACAGAAGTCCGCCGTACCCTGATTTGGTGAGTGTGCGCGAGAACGGGGCGGCCCCGGCCAGGCGTGGCAAGACCGCAGCACAGCGCGGTACCGAGACCCGCACCGGTCTGGTCCGGCGGGCGCGGCGGATGGACCGAACGCTGCAGACGGCGTTCCCGCACGTCTACTGCGAACTCGATTTCACCAATCCGCTGGAGTTGTCGGTGGCGACGATCCTGTCGGCGCAGTGCACTGACGTGCGGGTGAACCTGACAACGCCTGCGTTGTTCCGGCGCTACCGGACGGCCGCCGACTACGCCGCCGCCGACCGCGCCGAACTGGAGGAGATGGTCCGGCCCACCGGTTTCTACCGGAACAAGGCCAACTCGCTCATCGGTCTCGGGCAGGCGCTCGTCGAGCGATTCGACGGTGAGGTCCCACAGACATTGCCCGAGTTGGTGTCGCTGCCCGGCTTCGGTCGCAAGACTGCGAACGTGGTTCTCGGTAACGCCTTCGGTGTGCCGGGAATCACCGTGGACACGCACTTCGGCAGGTTGGTGCAGCGCTGGAAATGGACGGCCGAAACCGATCCGGTGAAGATCGAGCAGGCCGTGGGTGAGCTCATCGAGCGCAAGAACTGGACCGACCTCTCGCACCGGGTGATCTTCCACGGTCGGCGCGTGTGTCACTCGCGCAAGCCGGCCTGCGGGGTATGCGTGCTGGCCGCGGACTGTCCGTCCTACGGCCTGGGGCCAACCGAGAAGGCGGAAGCGGCCAAGCTCGTGAAGGGACCCGAGACCGACCATCTCCTGAAGCTGGCAGGTCTGTAGTCGATGCCCGTGGACACCCAACCCGAGCGCCCACGCGCGCGGTTTCATCTCTCGACGTCCGCCCGCTGGACGATCGCCGTGCTGGTCGTGGTCCTGGCGTTGATCGTCGCGATCTGGCCACGTGACTCGTCCGATCCGGGTCCGTCCACGAATGGGATGCCGACAACGGGAAGCACCGCGCTTCCCGGGCTGGAGGCCGCGGTCACCGAGGACGACATGGCGAAGGGGCGCGAGAAGGCGGCGTTGCTGCCCTGCCCGGTCGCCACGGGCCCGACACCCTCCGGGTCGAAGCTGGCAGGTGTGACCGTGCCCTGCCTGGCCGACGGATCGACGGTCGACCTGGGCAGCGCAACGGCCGGTACCCCGATGCTCGTCAACGTGTGGGCCCACTGGTGCGGACCGTGCCGGGCCGAGCTGCCGGTGATCGACGAATACGCCAAGAGGGCGGGGGATCGCGTGCGGGTGCTCACCGTGCAGGGCAAGGAGGGCGCCGAGAATCCGTTTCTGTCGCTGACCTTGCTCGCCGAGATCGGCGTCCACCTGCCGACGGTGGTGGACACAGACGCCAAGATCGCTGCGGCGCTGGGCGTGCCGCGCGCCTACCCGTCGACCGTGCTCGTGCGCGCAGACGGCACGGTGGCAGCGGTGCTGCCGCGGGTGTTCGAGTCGCCCGACGAGGTGGCCGATGTTGTGCGCGAACATCTGGGCGTCGAGGCATGACCCGACTTCTGGTGCCGGACGAGAAGGTGCCGCCATGGCTTCGTGGGCTCACCGCGAACCTCGACGGGGTCACCCGGTCGGTCGAGGACCGCGGCGGCGTGACCGAGCGGCTGCTGCGATCGATGATGCGGAACCCGCGGTCGGCAGCGGTACTGGTCCTGTTCAGCGGCGACTGGAGTGGCGACCCCACCCACCACGGCGGCATCCCTGCCGACGCCGATGTCCTGCTGACCCAACGCGCTGCGACGTTGCGAAATCACAGTGGGCAGATCGCCTTTCCCGGTGGCGTCCGCGACGACGGTGACGAGTTCCCGGTGGGCACCGCCATGCGCGAGGCCGTCGAGGAGACCGGGCTGAACCCTGCCGGTGTCGACCTGCTCGCCACCCTCGACACGTTTCCCGTGCCGCCCTCCGGATTCGAGGTGTCGCCGGTGATCGGTTACTGGCACGACCCGTCGGAGGTGGGGGTCGTGGACCTCGCAGAGACCGCCCGGGTCGTCCGGGTGCCTCTGCGCGATGTGGTCAACCCCCGCAACCGCTTTCAGGTGCAGCGCCCCACCGGTATCCCGGGACGTCCTTACCGGGGGCCTGCCTTCGGCGTCGAGAAGATGCTGGTGTGGGGATTCACCGGGGGATTGCTCGCGGCCATCGTGGAGGCGGCCGGCTGGGAGATTGCCTGGGACAAGACGGATGTCCGCGATCTGGCGGATGAGCTGGCCAAGGTGGGGCAGGAGTGAGCGGAGCCGCGTGGGTTGACGTCCTGGTGATCTGCATCGCGCTGCTCGCCGCGGCCTCCGGGTACCGCCAAGGCGCGGTCTCGTCGGCGATGGCGTTTGTCGGGGTGCTCCTGGGTGCTGCCGCGGGGGTTCTCCTGGCGCCACACCTCATCCGGAACATCGAGGATCAGCGATGGCGGCTCGTCGCCGGCGTGCTCCTGCTCGTCGCGCTGGTCATCGTCGGGGAGATCTCCGGCATGGTGCTGGGACGGGCCGCGCGGAGCAGCATCCGCACCCTCTCGGTGCGACGCGTCGACTCGGTGATCGGGTCGTTGCTCCAGGCGGTCGCGGTCCTGCTCGCCGCATGGGTGCTCGCCACCCCGATCAGCACGTCGGCCCAGCCCCAGATCGCCGGCGCGGTGAGCGAATCGAAAGTCATCGATGAGGTCAATTCGCTTGCGCCGCAGTGGATGCAGCGACTGCCGCGCGAGTTCTGGGACATGTTCGAAGGTTCCGGGCTCAAGGAGGCCATCGGCCCGTTCGGTCGCACGCCCATCACAAGTGTCGAAGCCCCCGACCAGGGGCTGCTCGAGCAGCCCGTGATCGGTCGGGTCCGTCCCAGTGTGGTCAAGATCGAGGGCGTCGCCCCCAGCTGCAATCAGGCGCTGGAAGGCAGTGGATTCGTGGTCTCTCCGGAGCGGGTGATGACCAACGCGCATGTCGTCGCGGGGACGACCACCCTGCACGTGGTGGCCTCGGGCGACCAGTTCGACGCCACCGTCGTCTACTTCGACCCGAACACCGACATCGCGGTGCTCGACGTGCCGGGACTGCAGGCGCCGGCGCTGCGTTTCGCCGACGAACTCGCGAAGACCGGCGAAGACGCGATCGCCCTCGGCTTCCCCGAGGCAGGGCCGTTCAACGCCAGCGCCGAACGTGTCCGGGAGGTCATCCAGCTCCGCGGCCCGGGAATCTATCCCGGATCCGCTGTGACCCGGGAGGTGTACACGGTGCGCGGCTCGATCCGGCAGGGCAATTCCGGTGGACCGCTGATCAACTCGGACGGCGACGTCCTCGGCGTGGTCTTCGGGGCCGCCGAGGATCCGGCCAGCGAAACCGGATTCGTGCTCACGGCCGACCAGGTCAAGCCTGGCCTCGCCGAATCGGAAAGGTTGAGCACCGCGGTCGACACGCAGTCCTGCGTGCATTCGGGGTAGCCGCCGTCAGCGCCCGGCGAACTCGATCAGCAGTTCGTTGACCTCGTCGGGGTTTTCCTGATGTGCGTAGTGGCCGCTGCCGGTGACCTCGGTGAAGTCGAGCCGGTCGACCCATTTGGCGCTGCCCGCCATCGTGGACCGGAGGATGTAGCGATCGAGTTCGCCGTGCATGGCCAGCACCGGGATCTGGAGGCGCCGGTCCATCAGCTGGAGGAACTTGTAACCGTCCGGGCGGAATTGGGACCGAAAGGCCCAGCGCCGGTATTCCAGGCTGCAGTGCGCCACACCGGGGATCTGCACCGCCGATCGGTTGCGCTTGGCGGCGTCGGCGAAGTCGTCGGTGCGTGGCCACCCCGGCCCGGATCGACGTCGCATCAGTTCTTCGGCCATCGCGCCGTCGTCGCGGGTGAGGTCGCGCTCGGCGGTCCGTGGGATCTGGGCTCGGAGCAACCCACCCAGAAATGCCTTGCGTTGGGTCGACTCCCGCATGTTGGCGTTCTTCAGCGCCTGCGGATGCGGTGAGGAGACCACCGCCATCGAGCGGACCGACCGGGGATGCAGGGTCGCGGTCGCCCATCCGACGAGACCGCCGTCGGCATGTCCGACGATGGTGGCGTCGGAATGACCGAGCGCGCGGATCAGGCCGTCGGTGTCGCCGGCCAGTGTCCATCCGTCGTAGCCACGTGGCGGCTTGTCACTGTCGCCGTATCCGCGCAGATCAACGGCAACGGCCCGGAACCCGGCGTTGGTGAGCGCGGTGATCTGGTGACGCCAGCTCCACCAGAATTCCCCGAAGCCGTGCATGAGGAGCACCAGGGGCCGGTTGGTGGGTGTGTCCGCACATTCGACGACGTGCAGGCGCACGCCGTTCGCGCGGACATCATGGTGATGCCACGGTCCCGCGAATCGAACGGTCGACGGGTCCGGGGGCGCCAAATGTCAGCCTTTGAGGACCTTGTGCGAGCCGGACGGCTTGCTCAG is a window from the Williamsia sp. DF01-3 genome containing:
- the hypB gene encoding hydrogenase nickel incorporation protein HypB, producing the protein MGRFHRHDETHTHADGTTHSHEHTNPGHSDHGDHSGYDTGAERIDVLEAIFTENDMRADLNRAAFDGAGVPAINLMSSPGSGKTAILSATLDAMRADVRVGVVEGDIATDLDAARLADKGAQVSLINTANGFGGECHLDAPMVNRALQDLDLQTLDLVIIENVGNLVCPAEFDVGEHARAMVYSVTEGEDKPLKYPLMFSRVHVILLNKIDLLPHLDVELQAFLDTIAQTNPRAQVIPVSARTGEGLPEWFSWVRALVERRAG
- a CDS encoding MBL fold metallo-hydrolase, giving the protein MSEPQHPAYGVVRPVTDFASVVLCRNPGMMTLDGTNTWILRAPGHNDCVVVDPGPKGKKKHVKNVVAQGNVVLGLVTHRHPDHTGAIKFFRELTGAPVRARVDKYTRDGSPLQDREVIEAAGLKITVLHTPGHTGDSVSFLVEHNGRKAMLTGDTILGGGTTVLDPKDGTLRDYMNSLNRIIVEGDDCVLLPGHGPDHAEVIPLARHYKAHREERIDQVRAALAELGVSAAEAKPKKVVKKVYADIDKKLWPAATMSVKTQLAYLAEQ
- a CDS encoding RidA family protein, which produces MTWSQRLTELNIVLPKVVAPLAAYVPAVQTGNLVYTAGQLPLLGGELTVQGKVSEGAEGVVRPDEATEAARVCALNALAAVDSLVGIDSVKRIVKVVGFVASAPGFTGQPQVINGASNVLGEIFGEAGAHARSAVGVAELPLGAPVEIELIVEV
- a CDS encoding CoA pyrophosphatase, with protein sequence MTRLLVPDEKVPPWLRGLTANLDGVTRSVEDRGGVTERLLRSMMRNPRSAAVLVLFSGDWSGDPTHHGGIPADADVLLTQRAATLRNHSGQIAFPGGVRDDGDEFPVGTAMREAVEETGLNPAGVDLLATLDTFPVPPSGFEVSPVIGYWHDPSEVGVVDLAETARVVRVPLRDVVNPRNRFQVQRPTGIPGRPYRGPAFGVEKMLVWGFTGGLLAAIVEAAGWEIAWDKTDVRDLADELAKVGQE
- a CDS encoding ArsA family ATPase, encoding MPIDLKMGAILTDLGTKVVICCGAGGVGKTTTAAAMAVYAAERGRKVVVLTIDPAKRLAQSLGMDELTNSPQPVKIDGEGTLDAMMLDMRRTFDEMVTQYSTPERAEAIMNNNFYQTVASSFSGTQEYMAMEKLGQLLAQDDWDLVVVDTPPSRNALDFLDAPQRLGSFLEGRLMKMLVGGGRGVGRVVTGVVGLAMKGISTIIGGETLRDVSVFVQSLDSMFGSFRDRANRTYNLLKQPGTQFAVVAAAEPDALREAAFFVDRLSEEKMPLAGLILNRTHPNLTAISGSTAEAAANNVDDPLTKAVLTIHSERATTGKRELHLLHSFTTSHPAVPIVGVPSLPFEVADMTALRAVAEEITSKG
- a CDS encoding MarP family serine protease; translated protein: MSGAAWVDVLVICIALLAAASGYRQGAVSSAMAFVGVLLGAAAGVLLAPHLIRNIEDQRWRLVAGVLLLVALVIVGEISGMVLGRAARSSIRTLSVRRVDSVIGSLLQAVAVLLAAWVLATPISTSAQPQIAGAVSESKVIDEVNSLAPQWMQRLPREFWDMFEGSGLKEAIGPFGRTPITSVEAPDQGLLEQPVIGRVRPSVVKIEGVAPSCNQALEGSGFVVSPERVMTNAHVVAGTTTLHVVASGDQFDATVVYFDPNTDIAVLDVPGLQAPALRFADELAKTGEDAIALGFPEAGPFNASAERVREVIQLRGPGIYPGSAVTREVYTVRGSIRQGNSGGPLINSDGDVLGVVFGAAEDPASETGFVLTADQVKPGLAESERLSTAVDTQSCVHSG
- a CDS encoding Crp/Fnr family transcriptional regulator, with amino-acid sequence MEEVLARAGIFQGVEPTAVAALTNQLQPVDFPRGHVIFNEGEPGDRLYIILSGKVKVGRRSIDGRENLLTIMGPSDMFGELSIFDPGPRTSSATTVTEVRAVSMDREALRSWIADRPEIAEQLLRVLARRLRRTNNNLADLIFTDVPGRVAKQLLQLAQRFGTQEAGALRVTHDLTQEEIAQLVGASRETVNKALADFAQRGWLRLEGKSVLIADSERLARRAR
- a CDS encoding alpha/beta fold hydrolase; this encodes MAPPDPSTVRFAGPWHHHDVRANGVRLHVVECADTPTNRPLVLLMHGFGEFWWSWRHQITALTNAGFRAVAVDLRGYGDSDKPPRGYDGWTLAGDTDGLIRALGHSDATIVGHADGGLVGWATATLHPRSVRSMAVVSSPHPQALKNANMRESTQRKAFLGGLLRAQIPRTAERDLTRDDGAMAEELMRRRSGPGWPRTDDFADAAKRNRSAVQIPGVAHCSLEYRRWAFRSQFRPDGYKFLQLMDRRLQIPVLAMHGELDRYILRSTMAGSAKWVDRLDFTEVTGSGHYAHQENPDEVNELLIEFAGR
- a CDS encoding ArsA-related P-loop ATPase encodes the protein MTTEQPTGYRWSEAAAKARLHFVSGKGGTGKTTVAAALALTLAAEGKKVLLVECEGRQGIAQIFDVPPLAPTETKVATAEGGGQVWALAIDIEHALLEYLDMFYNLGFAGRAMRRIGAIDFVTTVAPGLRDVLVTGKIKETVVRTDKRGNRIYDAVVVDAPPTGRIGNFLDVTKAMADLTKTGPLRNQSDGVVKLLHSDQTVVHLVTLLEAMPIQETIEAVRELEGKNLTIGSVIVNRVSPHHLPPESIGDIADGVIDAAELRAQLDKSGLKFTEADFEGLLTETIEHASRVQAQLEAGAELDAMELDKLQLPAFDDGVDLGGLYELSEILQKAGA
- the nth gene encoding endonuclease III, which encodes MDRTLQTAFPHVYCELDFTNPLELSVATILSAQCTDVRVNLTTPALFRRYRTAADYAAADRAELEEMVRPTGFYRNKANSLIGLGQALVERFDGEVPQTLPELVSLPGFGRKTANVVLGNAFGVPGITVDTHFGRLVQRWKWTAETDPVKIEQAVGELIERKNWTDLSHRVIFHGRRVCHSRKPACGVCVLAADCPSYGLGPTEKAEAAKLVKGPETDHLLKLAGL
- a CDS encoding TlpA disulfide reductase family protein, with translation MPVDTQPERPRARFHLSTSARWTIAVLVVVLALIVAIWPRDSSDPGPSTNGMPTTGSTALPGLEAAVTEDDMAKGREKAALLPCPVATGPTPSGSKLAGVTVPCLADGSTVDLGSATAGTPMLVNVWAHWCGPCRAELPVIDEYAKRAGDRVRVLTVQGKEGAENPFLSLTLLAEIGVHLPTVVDTDAKIAAALGVPRAYPSTVLVRADGTVAAVLPRVFESPDEVADVVREHLGVEA
- a CDS encoding WhiB family transcriptional regulator, which gives rise to MAKAAAATVENEARLAWVARARCREVDPDQLFVRGAAQRKAATICRHCPVQLECGADALDNRVEFGVWGGMTERQRRALLRQHPEVTSWSTFFETQRRRQVTSVG
- a CDS encoding DUF4177 domain-containing protein translates to MSEPTAWEYVTVPLLTHATKQILDQWGADGWELVSVLPGPTGEQHVAYLKRAKG